One genomic segment of Chitinophaga sancti includes these proteins:
- a CDS encoding FecR family protein, with product MSVDDIREFLIDCLAHPANADKQAALGQWLQQSEANRTLYAELKRLWEATEHMPVTPFNKEQGWQALSQQISGTSAHVVELKREIASSTREEAPGVTAPFLRRYRWLAAACFPLFLVASYLLWQKAEQPVTIQATVKNTISLPDGSSIQLQPGTILQYDPAFTNRRVSLTQGAADFSVSPDEKRTFIVQLPRSTVTVLGTQFNVNVSGTTEKVVVQEGKVRLTTLTDTLILTKGLAAQVTKGGKLLLPKLSFTNEEAGTVATALSEFYLVNITLPDSTFRKKKITANFQNMSASEVQQVLNAILEQ from the coding sequence ATGAGTGTTGATGATATAAGGGAATTTTTAATCGACTGTCTGGCACATCCTGCAAATGCAGATAAACAGGCAGCACTGGGGCAATGGCTACAGCAATCCGAAGCAAACCGTACGCTTTATGCTGAACTGAAGCGGTTATGGGAGGCTACGGAACACATGCCTGTTACACCTTTTAATAAGGAGCAGGGATGGCAGGCCCTGTCTCAGCAAATTTCTGGTACATCAGCTCACGTTGTTGAATTAAAGAGGGAAATTGCGAGCAGTACCCGGGAAGAAGCACCCGGCGTTACTGCTCCATTTTTAAGGCGATACAGATGGCTGGCAGCTGCATGTTTTCCTTTATTCCTCGTAGCCAGTTACCTGCTCTGGCAAAAGGCGGAGCAACCTGTTACTATTCAGGCTACTGTAAAAAATACCATTTCCCTGCCAGATGGTTCGTCCATCCAGCTACAGCCAGGTACTATCCTGCAATATGACCCCGCATTTACCAACCGCCGCGTTTCTCTTACGCAGGGAGCAGCAGATTTTTCTGTTTCACCAGATGAAAAGCGTACATTTATTGTACAGCTGCCACGCTCCACGGTCACAGTACTCGGTACCCAATTCAATGTAAATGTCAGTGGCACAACGGAAAAAGTAGTCGTGCAGGAAGGAAAGGTTCGCCTGACTACCCTGACAGATACCCTGATTCTGACTAAAGGTCTGGCCGCCCAGGTCACAAAAGGAGGAAAACTACTTCTACCCAAACTGTCCTTTACCAACGAAGAAGCCGGTACAGTGGCTACTGCATTGTCTGAGTTTTACCTGGTGAACATTACATTGCCAGACAGCACATTCAGGAAGAAAAAAATAACAGCCAACTTCCAAAACATGTCAGCCAGTGAAGTACAGCAGGTACTCAATGCGATATTGGAGCAATAG
- a CDS encoding sigma-70 family RNA polymerase sigma factor, producing the protein MTWYGTDISAAIVTEGLRDRNMEVFQKLYLTYSEDLFLLAFRWVKDENLAKDLVHNLFVHLWEKGATLTITGNVRHYLYRAVTNRAINELKRQSRHVSEDILQWQADPASLYETADYILLQKEMIQLVQGLAPRCREIFLLSRVNGLEPSEIADKLNITLNTVYFQLSVALKHLRIHLLGEKKEK; encoded by the coding sequence ATGACCTGGTACGGAACTGATATTTCTGCCGCAATCGTTACCGAAGGCCTCCGTGACCGGAATATGGAAGTCTTTCAAAAACTATATCTCACCTACAGTGAAGACCTGTTCCTACTCGCCTTCCGCTGGGTAAAAGACGAAAACCTTGCAAAAGACCTTGTACACAATCTATTCGTGCACCTCTGGGAAAAAGGCGCCACCCTCACCATCACCGGCAATGTCCGGCACTACCTCTACCGTGCCGTCACCAACCGTGCTATCAATGAGTTAAAACGCCAATCCCGTCACGTGAGTGAAGACATCCTCCAATGGCAGGCGGATCCGGCCTCCCTTTACGAAACCGCCGACTACATCCTGCTACAAAAAGAAATGATCCAACTCGTCCAGGGCCTCGCCCCCCGCTGCCGTGAAATCTTCTTATTAAGTAGGGTCAACGGCCTGGAACCATCAGAAATCGCTGATAAACTGAATATTACACTAAATACCGTTTATTTTCAGCTATCTGTCGCACTAAAACACCTCCGCATCCACCTGCTGGGTGAAAAAAAAGAAAAATAA
- the eutC gene encoding ethanolamine ammonia-lyase subunit EutC: protein MSEEIIEQDPWASLKAFTTARIALGRTGTAIPLREVLNFRLAHAHARDAVYSALSVNTLQEQLQPFHIPVLLLHSKAGDRHEYLQRPDKGRQLDVDSIALLEKTDSGYLHKDVAIILADGLSATAMNVHTKPLLEVLIPLLKNAGLSLAPICMVQQGRVASGDEAGQILQAKLTLMLIGERPGLSAADSMGAYITFAPKPGITDEARNCISNIREEGLQYEAAAQKILYLVMEAIRLKLTGVALKDNTSLENAGLLE from the coding sequence ATGAGTGAGGAAATAATAGAACAGGATCCATGGGCTTCGCTGAAGGCTTTTACAACAGCCCGGATTGCATTGGGTAGAACAGGCACTGCTATACCTTTACGTGAAGTACTGAATTTCAGACTGGCGCATGCACATGCCCGCGATGCTGTGTATTCTGCACTATCAGTAAATACTTTACAGGAGCAGCTACAACCTTTTCACATCCCTGTTTTATTATTACACAGCAAAGCAGGAGATCGACATGAATATTTGCAACGGCCGGATAAAGGCAGGCAATTAGATGTGGATAGTATTGCATTATTAGAAAAAACAGATTCCGGATACCTTCATAAAGATGTCGCTATCATTCTTGCCGATGGCCTGTCTGCAACAGCTATGAATGTGCATACAAAACCTCTTTTAGAAGTATTAATCCCATTACTTAAAAACGCTGGTCTGTCATTAGCACCCATTTGTATGGTGCAACAGGGAAGAGTGGCCAGCGGTGACGAAGCGGGTCAGATATTACAGGCAAAATTGACCCTGATGCTGATAGGAGAGCGGCCAGGTCTCAGCGCGGCCGATAGCATGGGAGCGTATATTACTTTTGCACCCAAACCAGGTATAACAGATGAAGCAAGGAATTGTATTTCAAATATCAGGGAAGAGGGATTACAGTATGAGGCTGCCGCGCAGAAAATTTTATACCTGGTCATGGAAGCGATTAGATTAAAGTTGACCGGTGTTGCATTAAAAGATAATACCAGTTTAGAGAATGCCGGCCTATTGGAATAA
- a CDS encoding ethanolamine ammonia-lyase subunit EutB, giving the protein MSYRHTIQHTNYAFSDLRTLLARATPFRSGDALAGLCADSAEERVAAQMALADVPLKTFLQEAVIPYEKDEITRLIIDSYDADAFALVSHFTVGQFRDWLLSDYADTFTLQQLAPGITPEMVAAVSKLMRNQDLISVAKKCEVVTKFRNTIGLKGHLSVRLQPNHNTDDPKGIAASIIDGLLYGSGDAVIGINPATDSPQAVITLLKMLDQLRQQFEIPTQSCVLCHVTTALQIMQSAPVDLVFQSIGGTEQTNSSFGINLSLLQEAYEAGLSLQRGTAGNNLMYFETGQGSALSANAHGGVDQQTCEVRAYAVARKFSPLLVNTVVGFIGPEYLFDGKQIIRAALEDHFCGKLLGLPMGVDICYTNHAEADQDDMDNLLTLLGVAGCNFIMGVPGADDIMLNYQSTSFHDALYARKVLGLKPAPEFDQWLQQQGIMNQDGRLLPVGSAHKLLKYV; this is encoded by the coding sequence ATGAGTTACCGGCATACGATTCAGCATACAAATTACGCGTTCAGTGATTTGCGCACCTTATTGGCGAGGGCAACGCCTTTCCGTTCCGGCGATGCGCTGGCAGGATTGTGTGCAGATAGTGCGGAGGAGCGGGTAGCGGCACAGATGGCATTGGCAGATGTACCATTGAAGACATTCCTGCAGGAGGCTGTGATTCCTTATGAGAAAGATGAAATCACCCGTTTGATCATCGATTCGTATGATGCGGATGCATTTGCACTGGTAAGCCATTTTACGGTAGGGCAGTTTCGCGATTGGCTACTGAGTGATTATGCGGATACATTCACCTTACAGCAATTAGCGCCTGGGATTACCCCAGAAATGGTGGCGGCTGTGTCGAAGTTGATGCGGAACCAGGATCTGATCAGTGTGGCAAAGAAGTGTGAGGTGGTGACTAAATTCAGAAATACGATCGGGTTGAAAGGCCATCTCTCTGTGCGCTTACAACCCAACCATAATACAGATGATCCCAAAGGAATAGCGGCCAGTATCATAGATGGATTATTATATGGAAGTGGGGATGCGGTGATAGGTATCAACCCGGCTACGGATAGTCCGCAGGCAGTGATCACCTTATTGAAAATGCTGGATCAGTTGCGGCAGCAATTTGAAATCCCTACGCAATCCTGTGTACTTTGCCATGTGACGACGGCATTGCAAATCATGCAAAGTGCACCTGTGGACCTGGTGTTTCAGTCAATCGGTGGTACGGAACAGACGAATAGTAGTTTTGGTATCAATCTTTCATTATTGCAGGAAGCATATGAAGCAGGATTATCATTGCAGAGAGGAACAGCGGGCAATAACCTCATGTATTTTGAAACCGGGCAGGGGAGTGCCTTATCTGCAAATGCGCATGGTGGAGTGGATCAGCAAACCTGCGAAGTAAGAGCATATGCGGTGGCGCGTAAATTTTCGCCGTTGTTGGTAAATACAGTGGTCGGCTTTATCGGACCTGAATATTTATTTGATGGGAAACAGATCATTCGTGCGGCATTGGAAGATCATTTTTGCGGTAAGTTGTTGGGATTGCCGATGGGTGTAGATATTTGTTATACAAATCATGCAGAGGCGGATCAGGATGATATGGATAACCTGCTTACATTATTAGGGGTAGCAGGTTGTAACTTCATCATGGGGGTGCCCGGAGCGGATGATATCATGTTGAACTATCAGTCTACCTCCTTTCATGATGCATTGTATGCGAGGAAGGTATTAGGGCTGAAGCCTGCACCGGAGTTTGATCAGTGGTTGCAGCAACAGGGAATTATGAATCAGGATGGTAGGTTATTACCGGTAGGAAGTGCACATAAATTACTGAAATACGTATGA
- the eat gene encoding ethanolamine permease: MSSSHSLKKVIRPIHLWAIGVGLVISGEYFGWNYGWGVAGTIGFLIATLVITLLYITFIFSFTELTTSIPQAGGPFTYTHRAMGPIGGLIAGYATAVEFLLATPAIALALGNYLHFLHPALPVLGSGVAFYILLTVVNLLGIKESALFSLIITLLAVVELLIYLGIVGPHFKTSNFLHDAMPFGWKGVFNALPFAIWLYVCIEGIAMVAEEVKDPHRNIPKGYISAILTLMLLAIAVMVFTGGITDWKLLSAIDYPLPEAIGIVLGKQNGITKLFAGIGLFGLIASFNGIIISYSRQLFALGRAGYLPAFMSTLSPRRKAPYISLIIGGLLGVCALYMGKTDQLVILSVMGALVMYILSMISLFILRDKEPALERPYKAPLYPWFPGIALFLSIVSLVAIIYTYPMLSLIFFAGLVVALLIFIGMGRHKHQAVINLIS; the protein is encoded by the coding sequence ATGTCGTCTTCGCATTCGTTAAAAAAAGTGATCAGGCCCATTCATTTGTGGGCTATTGGTGTTGGATTAGTGATATCCGGAGAGTACTTCGGGTGGAATTATGGCTGGGGGGTAGCCGGTACCATTGGCTTTCTCATTGCAACGCTGGTCATTACCCTGCTCTATATTACGTTTATATTCAGTTTTACGGAATTGACCACCTCCATCCCGCAGGCAGGCGGGCCTTTTACCTATACGCATAGGGCCATGGGGCCTATTGGCGGACTGATAGCGGGCTATGCGACAGCAGTGGAGTTTTTGCTGGCCACACCGGCCATTGCATTGGCGCTGGGAAACTACCTGCATTTTTTACATCCTGCATTGCCGGTGTTGGGGAGTGGGGTGGCTTTTTATATACTTTTGACGGTGGTCAATTTATTAGGGATCAAGGAGTCAGCCTTATTTTCTTTGATAATCACCTTATTGGCGGTGGTAGAATTACTGATCTACCTTGGGATTGTAGGCCCCCATTTCAAGACATCCAATTTTCTCCATGATGCCATGCCTTTTGGCTGGAAGGGGGTGTTCAATGCCCTGCCATTTGCCATCTGGCTGTATGTATGTATCGAAGGGATTGCGATGGTGGCGGAGGAGGTAAAGGACCCGCACCGGAATATCCCGAAAGGGTACATTTCTGCGATCCTGACCCTGATGTTGCTGGCGATAGCAGTGATGGTGTTTACCGGGGGCATCACAGACTGGAAATTATTGTCTGCCATAGATTATCCATTGCCGGAGGCAATCGGGATAGTGTTAGGCAAACAAAATGGAATCACGAAACTCTTTGCAGGCATCGGTTTATTTGGCCTGATTGCTTCATTCAATGGCATCATCATCAGCTATTCCAGGCAATTGTTTGCATTGGGCCGTGCAGGGTATTTACCGGCTTTTATGTCCACCTTAAGTCCGCGTAGGAAAGCGCCTTATATATCCCTGATAATAGGTGGGCTGTTAGGTGTGTGCGCATTGTATATGGGGAAAACGGATCAGTTGGTTATATTGTCCGTAATGGGTGCCCTGGTGATGTACATCCTGAGTATGATCAGCCTGTTTATATTAAGAGATAAAGAACCTGCTTTAGAACGCCCTTACAAAGCACCATTATATCCCTGGTTTCCGGGTATTGCATTGTTCCTTTCGATTGTTTCTTTGGTTGCCATCATTTACACTTATCCAATGTTAAGTTTGATCTTTTTCGCCGGTTTGGTGGTGGCATTACTTATATTTATAGGGATGGGCAGACATAAACATCAAGCCGTCATAAACCTGATTTCATGA
- a CDS encoding LpqB family beta-propeller domain-containing protein — protein sequence MKKLLLAFSACCMTLATYAQDNALWLRYPAISPDGKTIAFGYKGDIYRVDVKGGIAVPLTIHEAHDMMPVWSHDGKQIAFASDRNGNFDVYVMPAMGGNPVRLTYNSTADYPYDFTPDNKQVLFGSPRNAPASDIRFSVRLFNNLYTVPVTGGRAILVTSAGADNAHYSAKGDQIVFQDRKGYEDPLRKHHTSSVTRDIWVYDLKNKSYTQLSAYEGEDREPVLGPNDQLYYLSEKGGISQNLFKASLTTKGEMKQLTHFDKHPVRHLSIADNSTLCFSYNGEIYTLKEGQEPKKLSIQVLNDGRAAVVKHLPVNGNVTQFRMSPDGKQMAFIARGEVFVSSVENNMTRRITNTPTQERGLSWSPDGKTLVYAAERNGNWDLYKATLTKPEENYFFSAPLVNEEPLVATAAAEFQPVFSPDGKEVAYVEDRNILKVYNLAAKKSRTILPKGRNHSYSDEDWDFAWSPDGKYIVTEDQQGYFDVSNAAMIPADGNGKAIYPVISGFGEEGNKFSQDGKMLLYLSNANGRRSLARQGSKEKDIYAVFLDQAAYDRFKLSKDQFNLLKDDTAATKKDSVSKTPFKPDFENLENRKVRLTINSASISDYVLNKDASKLYYMASFEKGYDLWVTEPRTGETKILAKLGGTSGDIVLSKDGNTLFVSNRGSVVKVDASSGKITPVSISTEFNWNPASERAYIYEHAWKEVKDKFYDPKLHNVDWEMYAKNYARFLPHISDNYDFQEILSELLGELNASHTGGRYYPSAPEGDATASLGLLYDETFTGTGLKIDEVIPGGPSDKAKSRIKKGVVIEKIDGETVTPDVDWATFLNRKTGDNVLLSLYNPASQERWEETVIPFAAGEETELMYKRWVTRMQDMVDKLSDGKVGYVHVQSMNDASYRSVYDAVMGRNRGKKALIVDTRFNGGGWLHNDLNTFLSGKQYLTFAPQMEKVEGAEPLDRWTRPSCVIMSEGNYSDAFIFPYVYKQNGLGKLVGMPVAGTGTAVWWERQIDPTIIFGIPMIATIGKEGRPTENLQVEPDIRVPLKYEEEMSGRDAQLEAAVKEMLLEIK from the coding sequence ATGAAAAAATTACTGCTTGCTTTTTCAGCCTGCTGTATGACCCTGGCTACCTATGCCCAGGACAATGCACTATGGCTGCGTTATCCCGCCATCTCTCCCGATGGTAAGACCATTGCATTTGGGTACAAAGGAGATATTTACAGGGTGGATGTCAAAGGGGGCATTGCTGTACCACTCACCATTCACGAAGCACACGACATGATGCCGGTATGGAGTCATGATGGTAAGCAAATCGCCTTTGCCAGCGACCGGAATGGGAACTTCGACGTATACGTAATGCCAGCCATGGGTGGCAATCCCGTACGCCTTACTTACAACAGCACCGCTGATTATCCTTACGATTTTACGCCTGACAATAAACAGGTATTATTTGGTAGCCCCCGCAATGCGCCTGCTTCAGATATCCGCTTTAGTGTCAGGTTGTTCAATAACCTATATACTGTACCCGTAACCGGTGGCCGGGCAATATTGGTGACCTCTGCGGGTGCGGACAATGCACATTATTCTGCCAAAGGTGACCAGATCGTATTCCAGGACCGAAAAGGATACGAAGACCCTTTGCGCAAACACCACACCAGCAGCGTAACCCGCGATATATGGGTGTATGATTTAAAGAATAAGTCATACACCCAGCTTTCTGCTTACGAAGGTGAAGACAGGGAACCTGTACTGGGTCCAAATGACCAGCTATACTACCTGAGCGAGAAAGGCGGCATTTCACAAAACCTGTTCAAAGCTTCTTTGACCACCAAAGGTGAAATGAAACAACTGACGCATTTTGACAAACATCCTGTACGTCATTTATCCATCGCTGATAATAGCACCCTTTGCTTTTCTTACAATGGTGAGATCTATACCCTGAAAGAAGGGCAGGAGCCTAAGAAACTTTCTATCCAGGTACTGAATGATGGCCGTGCAGCAGTGGTAAAACACCTGCCTGTCAATGGCAATGTCACACAATTCAGAATGAGTCCTGATGGCAAACAGATGGCCTTCATAGCAAGAGGTGAAGTATTTGTAAGCAGCGTAGAAAATAATATGACCCGCCGTATTACCAATACGCCTACACAGGAGCGTGGCCTTAGCTGGTCACCTGATGGCAAAACACTGGTATATGCCGCAGAGCGTAATGGCAACTGGGATCTGTACAAAGCAACCCTGACAAAACCAGAAGAAAATTATTTCTTCAGTGCACCACTGGTGAACGAAGAACCGCTGGTAGCCACTGCTGCTGCAGAGTTCCAGCCGGTATTCTCCCCTGATGGAAAAGAAGTGGCTTATGTAGAAGATAGAAATATCCTGAAGGTATACAACCTCGCTGCTAAAAAGAGCCGCACCATCTTACCGAAAGGCCGCAACCATTCTTACTCTGACGAAGACTGGGATTTTGCATGGAGCCCTGATGGTAAATATATCGTGACCGAAGATCAGCAGGGTTATTTTGATGTAAGCAATGCTGCGATGATCCCTGCCGATGGCAATGGTAAAGCTATCTACCCTGTGATAAGCGGTTTCGGTGAAGAAGGTAATAAGTTCTCTCAAGACGGTAAGATGCTGCTATACCTGAGTAACGCAAATGGTCGTCGTTCTCTTGCCAGACAAGGTAGCAAGGAGAAAGATATTTATGCTGTGTTCCTGGATCAGGCAGCATACGATCGTTTCAAATTATCCAAAGATCAGTTCAATCTGCTGAAGGATGATACAGCTGCTACAAAGAAGGATTCTGTTTCTAAAACTCCTTTCAAACCTGACTTCGAAAACCTGGAAAACAGGAAAGTTCGCCTCACGATCAACAGTGCCAGTATCAGTGATTATGTGCTGAACAAAGATGCCAGCAAACTGTATTACATGGCCTCTTTTGAAAAGGGATACGACCTGTGGGTAACAGAACCACGTACCGGCGAAACAAAGATCCTCGCTAAACTCGGTGGTACATCCGGCGATATCGTATTGAGCAAAGATGGTAATACCCTGTTCGTAAGCAACAGAGGTAGCGTGGTAAAAGTAGATGCCTCCTCCGGAAAGATCACACCAGTGAGCATCAGCACAGAGTTCAACTGGAACCCTGCCAGCGAAAGAGCATATATCTATGAACACGCATGGAAGGAAGTAAAAGATAAATTTTACGATCCAAAACTGCATAACGTAGACTGGGAAATGTATGCAAAGAACTATGCGCGTTTCCTGCCACACATCAGCGATAACTACGACTTCCAGGAAATTCTGAGCGAACTGCTGGGAGAACTGAATGCGTCGCACACAGGTGGTCGTTATTATCCATCTGCACCAGAGGGCGATGCAACAGCATCTCTTGGATTGCTGTACGACGAAACCTTTACAGGCACCGGTCTGAAGATAGATGAAGTAATACCTGGTGGTCCTTCTGATAAGGCTAAGAGCAGGATCAAAAAAGGTGTGGTGATCGAAAAGATCGATGGCGAAACGGTTACGCCTGATGTAGACTGGGCAACTTTCCTGAACCGCAAAACAGGAGATAATGTGCTGTTAAGCCTGTACAACCCTGCTTCACAGGAGCGTTGGGAAGAAACTGTCATCCCATTTGCAGCAGGTGAAGAAACTGAGCTGATGTACAAACGCTGGGTCACCAGGATGCAGGATATGGTAGACAAACTGAGTGATGGCAAAGTAGGCTATGTGCATGTACAGTCTATGAATGATGCCAGCTACCGTTCTGTATACGATGCAGTAATGGGCCGTAACAGAGGCAAGAAAGCATTGATCGTCGACACCCGTTTCAATGGGGGTGGATGGTTGCACAATGACCTGAATACCTTCCTGAGTGGTAAGCAATACCTGACCTTCGCTCCGCAGATGGAAAAGGTAGAAGGTGCTGAACCGCTGGACAGATGGACACGCCCCAGCTGTGTGATCATGAGTGAAGGCAACTATAGCGATGCCTTTATCTTCCCATATGTCTATAAACAGAATGGTTTGGGTAAACTGGTAGGTATGCCTGTAGCTGGTACCGGTACCGCTGTATGGTGGGAAAGACAGATAGACCCGACCATCATTTTTGGTATACCGATGATTGCCACTATTGGTAAAGAAGGCCGTCCTACCGAGAACTTACAGGTAGAGCCTGATATCAGGGTGCCATTGAAATATGAAGAAGAAATGAGTGGCAGGGATGCTCAATTGGAAGCAGCTGTGAAAGAAATGCTGCTGGAAATAAAATAA
- a CDS encoding GNAT family N-acetyltransferase, whose amino-acid sequence MLRLKRTNSDDPHFQELIIALDKDLWIRYPEIQQDYEVLDKVKNIPTVVVAYVDALPVGCACFRQFDSKTVEIKRMFVHNAHRGQGIAYAILKELETWAITEGFSRAVLETGIRQPEAIALYQKSGYTFMDNYPPYEQMENSVCLQKPLL is encoded by the coding sequence ATGCTAAGACTCAAAAGAACGAACAGTGATGATCCTCATTTTCAGGAGCTGATAATTGCCCTTGACAAAGATCTATGGATCAGGTACCCTGAAATACAACAGGATTACGAAGTCCTCGATAAAGTTAAAAACATACCTACCGTTGTAGTCGCGTATGTAGATGCGTTGCCGGTAGGTTGTGCCTGTTTTCGCCAGTTTGACTCAAAAACAGTCGAAATCAAGCGCATGTTCGTACACAATGCCCATCGTGGTCAGGGCATTGCGTACGCCATCTTAAAAGAGCTGGAAACCTGGGCCATCACTGAGGGCTTTTCCCGTGCCGTACTGGAAACCGGCATTCGTCAACCGGAAGCCATCGCCCTCTATCAAAAATCCGGTTATACATTCATGGATAATTACCCGCCCTACGAGCAGATGGAGAACAGTGTATGCCTGCAGAAACCCTTGCTGTAG
- a CDS encoding amino acid permease, which yields MIRKSIASLQQEAAQSGSNTLKRSLGGFNLIAIGIGVIIGAGLFSLTGIAAANNTGPAVILSFILAAVGCAFSALCYAEMASMVPVAGSAYTYAYATLGELWAWIIGWDLVLEYSVGASTVAISWSRYLVKFLATYNIHIPPQLVASPFEKIELADHTFVHGFINLPAVLIIVAITSIIIRGTKSSALFNAIVVALKVGVVLVFIALGWKYIHPENYHPFIPANTGEFGSFGWSGILRGAGVVFFVFIGFDIVATMAQETRNPKKNMPIGILGSLIVCTILFVLFGYVMTGMAHYTEFKDNPAPVAVAIAHTPYKGLFLAVIGAILIGYTSVILVDLLGQSRVFYSMSKDGLLPPVFAQLHQRFATPFKSNIVLCIFISLFAGLVPISVVGEMCSIGTLLAFVMVCLGILILRKKQPDIPRAFKTPWVPVVPVLGILTCLVMMFSLPLDTWIRLIVWLLLGFIVYFTYGKKNSKLGVYAKTQKNEQ from the coding sequence GTGATAAGAAAATCAATTGCCAGCCTGCAACAGGAAGCTGCTCAAAGTGGCAGTAATACATTAAAACGTAGTCTCGGAGGTTTCAATCTCATCGCCATCGGTATTGGCGTGATCATCGGTGCAGGGCTCTTTTCCCTCACTGGCATTGCAGCTGCGAATAACACTGGTCCTGCAGTTATTTTATCATTTATACTGGCGGCAGTTGGCTGTGCTTTCAGCGCACTCTGCTACGCAGAAATGGCAAGCATGGTACCCGTAGCGGGTAGTGCGTATACATACGCCTATGCTACACTCGGTGAACTGTGGGCCTGGATCATCGGCTGGGACCTGGTACTGGAATATTCCGTAGGCGCCTCTACTGTAGCCATCAGCTGGTCACGTTATCTTGTAAAGTTTCTCGCCACTTACAATATTCATATACCTCCCCAACTGGTCGCGTCTCCATTTGAAAAAATAGAACTGGCAGATCATACATTCGTACATGGGTTTATCAATCTGCCTGCTGTATTGATCATTGTTGCTATTACTTCTATTATCATACGTGGTACTAAAAGTTCGGCATTGTTCAACGCTATCGTTGTAGCACTGAAAGTAGGTGTGGTACTGGTATTTATTGCATTGGGCTGGAAATATATTCATCCTGAAAACTATCACCCGTTCATTCCTGCGAACACCGGCGAATTTGGTTCCTTTGGCTGGAGCGGTATTCTGAGAGGTGCGGGCGTAGTATTTTTTGTATTCATTGGTTTCGACATTGTCGCCACTATGGCGCAGGAAACCCGAAATCCAAAAAAGAATATGCCGATAGGGATCTTAGGTTCTCTCATCGTATGTACCATTCTCTTTGTATTGTTTGGTTACGTGATGACTGGTATGGCGCATTATACAGAGTTTAAGGACAACCCTGCACCCGTTGCAGTGGCCATAGCACATACACCTTATAAAGGTTTGTTCCTGGCAGTGATAGGCGCCATCCTCATAGGATATACTTCAGTGATACTAGTAGACCTGCTGGGGCAATCCAGGGTATTCTATTCAATGAGTAAAGACGGGTTATTGCCACCCGTATTTGCGCAACTGCATCAGCGCTTTGCCACACCATTCAAATCTAATATCGTACTCTGTATCTTCATCAGTCTCTTTGCTGGTCTGGTGCCTATTTCTGTAGTAGGAGAGATGTGTAGCATCGGTACATTGCTGGCGTTTGTAATGGTATGCTTAGGTATCCTCATTCTCCGCAAAAAGCAACCGGATATTCCCCGTGCTTTCAAAACACCATGGGTGCCGGTAGTGCCGGTTTTAGGAATTTTGACTTGCCTGGTAATGATGTTCTCCCTGCCACTGGATACGTGGATCCGCCTCATTGTATGGTTGCTGTTAGGTTTTATCGTATACTTTACATATGGTAAAAAAAATAGTAAATTAGGGGTCTATGCTAAGACTCAAAAGAACGAACAGTGA